In Clostridium thermosuccinogenes, the genomic stretch ACCGCTCTCCCCTGCTTATTTATTCATACCGGTATATATTAAAACAGCATCCCTTAAAAATTTAGCCAGTCCAGGCTGCTCTTTATCATAGTACTGTGTAAACCTCTCATCATCCACATACATCTGAGCAACGCCTGCATGAGCCTCTTTAGTGTAATTTGGCCAAAAATAGCATAACCACTGGCGGTGAAGATCCGCAGCTTTTTGTGCCAGTTCCCCGGCCGGATCGCCGGTTTTAAAGGCCTCTTTTAATGTAGTCATCACGTCTTCACCTAATTTCTGAACTTCTTCGTATTGCTCCTGGGTCATATTTTTAAACTTTTCGTAAGATTTGGCCACTTGCTCTTCACCGTATTTTTCCCTTATCTCTTTTCCGTATTTCTTTTCATTTTCATCCAACAGCTTTTGCTTAAAACCTTCGAATTTTTCCATATCGCTCATAATAATCCTCCCTTCCGATGCAGCTATTGTTTTTTCTACATTGGCAATCAGCGCATCCAGTTGCTTACGTTTTTCAAGAAGCTTTTCACGGTGTTCCTTCAGTGCAGCCAAACTGTCGAAGGACGGCGAGGACATGATATCCTTTATGCTGTCAAGGCTTACCCCCAGCTCCCTGTAAAACAGTATCTGCTGCAACCGGTCGACCTCCGACTGTCCGTATATGCGATATCCTGAAGAATTGATCCTAGCCGGCTTTAGAATCCCAATTTCATCATAATACCGCAGTGTTCTGGTACTGATACCTGCCATCTTTCCCAGTTTTTGCACCGTGTATTCCATGCTTTCACCTCCTGATAAAAATAATTTACACCTTTACGTAACGTTAAGGTCAATAGTTTTTTAAAATTTTAATATTTTTTAAATGTTCGGTCAGAATCCTCAGACTTAGAGCTTTCATAGGCATTATTTGCTTTCAGCCTTGTGTTCGTATATAGTCATGCTTCAATTTGTATCCAAGCTTAAACTGCATTAAAAATATGATGTCAATATTGTTTAAGTTTTAATCAGTACAGTATAAGATAAAGTTTTTCCCGTCCTCTATAATTAGCTTATCGGTATGATAGCATCTATTCCCATATAAAACATGAATTTTAGGAAGCAAATTACAGGGAGGGATATCAAATGTCAGGAAATAAAAAGTATGACCTTATCGTGGCCGGTGGCGG encodes the following:
- a CDS encoding MerR family transcriptional regulator, giving the protein MEYTVQKLGKMAGISTRTLRYYDEIGILKPARINSSGYRIYGQSEVDRLQQILFYRELGVSLDSIKDIMSSPSFDSLAALKEHREKLLEKRKQLDALIANVEKTIAASEGRIIMSDMEKFEGFKQKLLDENEKKYGKEIREKYGEEQVAKSYEKFKNMTQEQYEEVQKLGEDVMTTLKEAFKTGDPAGELAQKAADLHRQWLCYFWPNYTKEAHAGVAQMYVDDERFTQYYDKEQPGLAKFLRDAVLIYTGMNK